The Kitasatospora paranensis genome has a window encoding:
- a CDS encoding M64 family metallopeptidase — MPPGNPGRFVRSLAAFVLLSAAILPAALEVAAPSPSAVIGPPAGPLADRAAPAPDRVDLRAPGAAPSVEIRRVGDPANRITLVLLGDGYTAGQQALFREQADRAWRALMDIEPFRTYQNFFNIRRVEVVSPVSGIVEGEGGRPTDTPLGMHFWCEGTARLLCADEAATARYAGEDEGPQYLIALANSTEYGGAGGTGVTTLSGGSPDAGRIIQHEIGHTVGDLGDEYDSAPTDSDYPNLSSMDADDMLRSHAKWWRWIGATSPDGGGTVGAYRSANGLYRPTADSVMRTLGGSYNLPSREAIIEQIYRRVRPVDAAVPAPGPVPGHPRLQVSPLPLEGPRQLKVDWTVDGRPVVSTAPDGSWLDTAGLALSPGKRVTVTATVRDTTDWVRDEAFRDRYMTRAVSWTVTG; from the coding sequence ATGCCTCCTGGCAACCCTGGCCGTTTCGTCCGGAGCCTGGCCGCCTTCGTGCTGCTGTCGGCCGCGATCCTGCCCGCCGCGCTGGAGGTGGCGGCCCCCTCACCGTCCGCGGTGATCGGTCCGCCGGCCGGTCCGCTCGCCGACCGCGCGGCGCCGGCCCCCGACCGGGTCGACCTCCGGGCCCCCGGCGCGGCCCCGAGCGTCGAGATACGCCGGGTCGGCGACCCGGCCAACCGGATCACCCTGGTGCTGCTCGGCGACGGCTACACCGCGGGCCAGCAGGCGTTGTTCCGGGAGCAGGCCGACCGGGCCTGGCGGGCGCTGATGGACATCGAACCGTTCCGGACGTACCAGAACTTCTTCAACATACGGCGGGTCGAGGTGGTCTCCCCGGTCTCCGGGATCGTCGAGGGCGAGGGCGGCCGGCCCACCGACACCCCGCTCGGCATGCACTTCTGGTGCGAGGGCACCGCCCGGCTGCTCTGCGCGGACGAGGCCGCCACCGCCCGGTACGCGGGCGAGGACGAGGGCCCGCAGTACCTGATAGCCCTCGCCAACTCCACCGAGTACGGCGGCGCCGGAGGGACGGGGGTGACCACGCTCTCCGGCGGCAGCCCGGACGCGGGCCGGATCATCCAGCACGAGATCGGCCACACCGTGGGGGACCTCGGCGACGAGTACGACAGCGCGCCGACCGACTCGGACTACCCCAACCTGTCCTCGATGGACGCCGACGACATGCTGCGCAGCCACGCCAAGTGGTGGCGCTGGATCGGCGCCACCTCGCCGGACGGCGGCGGCACGGTCGGCGCCTACCGCAGTGCCAACGGCCTCTACCGCCCCACCGCCGACTCGGTGATGCGCACCCTCGGCGGCTCCTACAACCTGCCCTCGCGGGAGGCGATCATCGAGCAGATCTACCGCCGGGTGCGCCCGGTGGACGCTGCGGTGCCCGCACCCGGCCCGGTGCCGGGGCACCCCCGGCTGCAGGTCAGCCCGCTGCCGCTGGAGGGGCCGCGGCAGCTGAAGGTCGACTGGACGGTCGACGGCCGCCCGGTGGTGTCGACCGCCCCGGACGGCAGCTGGCTGGACACCGCAGGCCTGGCACTGAGCCCCGGCAAGCGGGTCACCGTCACGGCCACCGTCCGGGACACCACGGACTGGGTGCGCGACGAGGCGTTCCGGGACCGCTACATGACCCGGGCGGTGAGCTGGACGGTGACCGGCTGA
- a CDS encoding ABC transporter permease, with amino-acid sequence MAAQFLTESTALGALGGLIGTALGVAVVVAVAAARDWTAVLQPWATLPAPAAGALVGLLAGVYPAVRAARTDPLTALRGAR; translated from the coding sequence ATCGCCGCGCAGTTCCTCACCGAGTCGACCGCACTGGGCGCGCTCGGCGGACTGATCGGCACGGCGCTCGGTGTGGCCGTCGTCGTCGCGGTCGCCGCCGCCCGGGACTGGACGGCCGTGCTCCAGCCGTGGGCCACCCTGCCGGCCCCGGCAGCGGGCGCCCTGGTCGGGCTGCTCGCCGGGGTGTACCCGGCCGTCCGGGCGGCCCGGACGGACCCGCTCACCGCGTTGCGGGGCGCCCGGTAG
- a CDS encoding ABC transporter permease, protein MPADADARAGRIDGVTAAGVWWRVDPDGLRITATPTGGAEAGRGLAVFAASPGAVAAMHPVLAAGVTLDAFAERSRLPVVLLGEAAANRLGVHRLDAQPAVFIDGLPYTVLGVYRDVERLPDTLLGMIVPDTTALDRFGNPGTGEDRSAHLLAATRAGAASVVARQLAVALRPDAPERLTVTAPPDPHSLQDHVTSDLTGLFLALAAICLVVGAVGIANTTLVAVLERTEEIGLRRSSGPAPATSPRSSSPSRPHWARSAD, encoded by the coding sequence CTGCCCGCCGACGCCGACGCCCGGGCCGGGCGGATCGACGGGGTCACCGCCGCCGGGGTCTGGTGGCGGGTCGACCCGGACGGGCTGCGAATCACCGCCACGCCGACCGGCGGGGCCGAGGCCGGGCGCGGTCTGGCGGTGTTCGCGGCGTCCCCGGGCGCGGTCGCCGCGATGCACCCCGTGCTGGCGGCCGGGGTCACCCTGGACGCGTTCGCGGAGCGCTCCCGGCTGCCGGTGGTGCTGCTCGGCGAGGCCGCGGCTAACCGGCTCGGCGTGCACCGGCTGGACGCCCAGCCGGCCGTGTTCATCGACGGGCTGCCCTACACCGTGCTCGGCGTCTACCGGGACGTCGAGCGGCTGCCCGACACGCTGCTCGGGATGATCGTCCCCGACACCACCGCGCTGGACCGCTTCGGCAACCCGGGCACCGGTGAGGACCGGTCCGCGCACCTGCTCGCCGCCACCCGGGCCGGCGCCGCGTCGGTGGTCGCCCGGCAGCTGGCGGTGGCGCTGCGCCCGGACGCCCCGGAGCGGCTGACCGTGACCGCGCCGCCGGACCCGCACAGTCTCCAGGACCACGTCACCTCCGACCTGACCGGGCTCTTCCTCGCCCTGGCCGCGATCTGCCTGGTCGTCGGCGCGGTCGGGATCGCCAACACCACCCTGGTCGCCGTCCTGGAGCGCACCGAGGAGATCGGGCTGCGCCGCTCCTCGGGGCCCGCACCCGCCACATCGCCGCGCAGTTCCTCACCGAGTCGACCGCACTGGGCGCGCTCGGCGGACTGA
- a CDS encoding ABC transporter ATP-binding protein, with product MSELIRLEGLGRSFAGPPPVTALHPTDLAVRRGEYVAVTGPSGSGKSTLLHLLGLLDTPTCGSYTLDGIDTGRLSDRDRSTLRGRRIGFVFQSFHLLPHRTAEENVLLAQVYNRTPRELRGPAAREALQRVGLGHRTDALPTTLSGGEQQRVAIARALVNRPGLLLCDEPTGNLDSANASAVLGQFERLHADGFTLVVITHDPAVAARAGRVVRISDGRISGGRTSDGRTSDGRPDTGPL from the coding sequence GTGAGCGAACTGATCCGGCTGGAGGGCCTCGGGCGGAGCTTCGCCGGACCGCCGCCCGTCACCGCCCTGCACCCGACCGACCTGGCCGTGCGGCGCGGCGAGTACGTGGCCGTCACCGGCCCGTCCGGCTCGGGCAAGTCGACCCTGCTGCACCTGCTCGGGCTGCTCGACACCCCGACCTGCGGCAGCTACACCCTGGACGGCATCGACACCGGCCGGCTCTCCGACCGCGACCGGTCCACCCTGCGGGGGCGCCGGATCGGCTTCGTCTTCCAGTCCTTCCACCTGCTGCCGCACCGCACCGCCGAGGAGAACGTGCTGCTCGCCCAGGTCTACAACCGCACCCCGCGCGAACTCCGCGGCCCGGCCGCCCGCGAGGCGCTGCAGCGGGTCGGGCTGGGCCACCGGACGGACGCGCTCCCCACCACGCTGTCCGGCGGCGAGCAGCAGCGGGTGGCGATCGCCCGCGCCCTGGTGAACCGCCCCGGCCTGCTGCTGTGCGACGAGCCGACCGGCAACCTCGACTCCGCCAACGCGTCCGCCGTCCTGGGGCAGTTCGAGCGGCTGCACGCGGACGGCTTCACGCTGGTGGTGATCACCCACGACCCGGCGGTGGCCGCCCGGGCCGGCCGGGTGGTGCGGATCTCCGACGGCCGGATCTCCGGCGGCCGGACTTCCGACGGCCGGACTTCCGACGGCCGGCCGGACACGGGGCCGCTCTGA
- a CDS encoding peptidoglycan-binding protein, whose protein sequence is MLGDLVRGPGPEFGPAESGGPDGPGGERPDSERADGVGAAGEATGPYGGDQGTADDVDGPAAAAPARSRMARRRRALLAVAAASALVACGGLGAATMIKSPAERAAGTAPPHDTLLTAPAALRVLTRSTVTRGLVYPPTRYDVTPAAASADITRLYVSRLSVAAGDPVANGQQLAEVSGQPLFVLAGAVPAYRDIRPGTSGPDVTQLQTALAALGHDRGSDAEGTYGPGTARAVTAFYRALGYPAPTAGPTAQQAVDAAQQAVDADLQAVDALQARAAAPAAASPTATATAGADGAGTTVDGAGTAGQLDDARRKLADDRQALARAQEANGPVVPVGELVFLPVLPAAVTAVNASVGAPVPGPLLSLTSGALAVTGQLTPAQATGITPGMAVEILSEATGGTAKGVVHEVGSPTTVPPAGQVIAIGGGAGSPAPAGGAGNPDGGAPGSGPAAGGAQPGPAYLPLRIDPAEPLPAGFSGQNVRITVEREATAAPVLSVPVAAVYTEASGRTAVTRVDGAGRRITVPVTTGVDADGFVAVTPVDAAKLQPGDQVVVGR, encoded by the coding sequence GTGTTGGGCGACCTTGTGCGGGGGCCGGGGCCGGAATTCGGCCCGGCGGAGAGCGGCGGCCCCGACGGGCCCGGCGGTGAGAGGCCCGACAGCGAACGGGCCGACGGCGTCGGCGCGGCCGGGGAGGCCACCGGCCCGTACGGCGGGGACCAGGGGACCGCGGACGACGTGGACGGCCCGGCCGCCGCCGCACCGGCCCGCTCGCGGATGGCGCGCCGCCGCAGGGCGCTGCTGGCCGTCGCGGCCGCCTCCGCACTGGTCGCCTGCGGCGGGCTGGGGGCGGCGACGATGATCAAGTCGCCGGCCGAGCGCGCGGCCGGTACCGCGCCACCGCACGACACCCTGCTCACCGCACCGGCCGCACTCCGCGTGCTGACCCGCTCCACCGTGACCCGGGGCCTGGTCTACCCGCCGACCCGGTACGACGTGACCCCGGCCGCCGCCTCCGCGGACATCACCCGGCTCTACGTCTCCCGGCTGTCGGTGGCCGCCGGCGACCCGGTGGCCAACGGGCAGCAGCTGGCCGAGGTCTCCGGCCAGCCGCTGTTCGTGCTGGCCGGGGCCGTGCCCGCGTACCGCGACATCAGGCCCGGCACCAGCGGCCCGGACGTCACCCAGCTGCAGACCGCGCTCGCCGCGCTCGGCCACGACCGCGGCTCCGACGCCGAGGGCACCTACGGGCCGGGCACCGCGCGCGCCGTCACCGCGTTCTACCGCGCGCTCGGCTACCCCGCCCCGACCGCAGGTCCGACCGCCCAGCAGGCCGTCGACGCGGCCCAGCAGGCCGTGGACGCGGACCTGCAGGCCGTGGACGCGCTCCAAGCCCGGGCCGCCGCGCCCGCCGCGGCCTCTCCCACCGCCACCGCCACCGCCGGCGCCGACGGGGCGGGGACGACGGTGGACGGGGCCGGCACAGCCGGGCAGCTCGACGATGCCCGCCGGAAGCTCGCCGACGACCGGCAGGCCCTGGCCAGGGCCCAGGAGGCGAACGGCCCGGTGGTGCCCGTCGGGGAGCTGGTGTTCCTGCCCGTCCTGCCCGCCGCCGTCACCGCCGTGAACGCCTCCGTCGGCGCCCCCGTTCCGGGCCCGCTGCTCTCGCTCACCAGCGGCGCACTGGCCGTCACCGGGCAGCTGACGCCGGCGCAGGCGACCGGGATCACGCCGGGCATGGCGGTCGAGATCCTCTCCGAGGCCACCGGCGGGACGGCCAAGGGCGTCGTCCACGAGGTGGGCTCCCCGACGACGGTGCCGCCGGCGGGGCAGGTGATCGCGATCGGGGGCGGCGCCGGCAGCCCGGCCCCGGCGGGCGGTGCCGGGAACCCGGACGGCGGCGCGCCCGGCTCGGGCCCGGCGGCGGGCGGTGCGCAGCCGGGGCCCGCGTACCTGCCGCTGCGGATCGACCCGGCCGAGCCGCTGCCGGCCGGCTTCAGCGGGCAGAACGTGCGGATCACGGTGGAGCGGGAGGCGACCGCCGCGCCGGTGCTCAGCGTGCCGGTCGCCGCGGTCTACACCGAGGCGTCCGGCCGGACGGCGGTCACCCGGGTCGACGGCGCCGGCCGGCGGATCACCGTCCCGGTCACCACGGGGGTGGACGCCGACGGCTTCGTCGCGGTGACCCCGGTCGACGCGGCGAAGCTTCAGCCGGGCGACCAGGTGGTGGTCGGCCGGTGA
- a CDS encoding benzoate/H(+) symporter BenE family transporter codes for MSDHQTAVQTETAPVPTEHRPSLRRDVSLPALLAGLVCIAVSFSGPLVVLLAAAAAGHLDAAHTASWIWAVSIGSGLTCLLLSWRTRTPVITAWSTPGAALLIGSLGAYPYREAVGAFLLSAVAVAVLGATGLFGRLIRAIPAGIVNAMLAGILFTFGAGIFADLHSAPVLVLGSFAVFLSAKRFVPRYAVPLALVAGALLAAATVGLPLHIGSGGPTRPVLTVPSFSWQAVVGLALPLTIVALASQNAPGLGIMRASGYDPDDRLLVGATGGLSVLLAPFGSPGVNLAAITAAICTSEESHPDPRRRYVAGMSAGLLYLVVGSFGGVLVSLFTGLPHVLIAVIAGVALLASFQGSLAGAVADERGRDGAVVTFLATASGMTLFGIGAPFWGLLLGVATHTVLTRRRH; via the coding sequence ATGTCCGATCATCAGACCGCGGTGCAGACCGAGACCGCCCCCGTCCCGACGGAGCACCGTCCCTCGTTGCGGCGGGACGTGTCGCTGCCCGCGCTGCTCGCGGGGCTGGTGTGCATCGCCGTCTCCTTCTCCGGCCCGCTGGTCGTGCTGCTCGCCGCGGCGGCGGCCGGGCATCTGGACGCGGCGCACACCGCCTCCTGGATCTGGGCGGTGTCGATCGGCAGCGGACTGACCTGCCTGCTGCTCAGCTGGCGGACCCGCACCCCGGTGATCACCGCCTGGTCGACGCCGGGGGCGGCCCTGCTGATCGGCAGCCTCGGCGCGTACCCCTACCGGGAGGCCGTCGGGGCCTTCCTGCTCAGCGCGGTCGCGGTCGCGGTGCTCGGGGCGACCGGCCTGTTCGGACGGCTGATCAGGGCGATCCCGGCGGGGATCGTGAACGCGATGCTGGCCGGCATCCTCTTCACCTTCGGTGCCGGGATCTTCGCCGACCTGCACAGCGCGCCCGTCCTGGTGCTCGGCAGCTTCGCGGTGTTCCTGTCGGCGAAGCGCTTCGTGCCGCGGTACGCCGTCCCGCTGGCCCTGGTGGCGGGTGCGCTGCTGGCCGCGGCCACCGTCGGGCTGCCGCTGCACATCGGCTCCGGCGGCCCGACCCGGCCGGTCCTCACCGTCCCGTCGTTCTCCTGGCAGGCCGTCGTCGGCCTGGCGCTGCCGCTCACCATCGTCGCGCTGGCCTCCCAGAACGCGCCCGGGCTCGGCATCATGCGCGCCTCCGGCTACGACCCGGACGACCGGCTGCTGGTCGGCGCGACCGGCGGCCTGTCGGTGCTGCTCGCGCCGTTCGGCTCGCCCGGGGTGAACCTGGCGGCGATCACCGCCGCGATCTGCACCAGCGAGGAGAGCCATCCCGACCCGCGCCGGCGGTACGTGGCCGGCATGTCCGCGGGCCTGCTGTACCTGGTGGTCGGCAGTTTCGGCGGGGTGCTGGTCAGTCTGTTCACCGGGCTGCCGCACGTGCTGATCGCGGTGATCGCCGGGGTGGCGCTGCTGGCATCCTTCCAGGGCAGCCTGGCCGGCGCGGTCGCCGACGAACGCGGCCGGGACGGCGCCGTGGTGACCTTCCTGGCCACCGCCTCCGGGATGACCCTGTTCGGCATCGGCGCGCCGTTCTGGGGGCTGCTCCTGGGCGTGGCCACCCACACCGTGCTGACCCGCCGCCGCCACTGA
- a CDS encoding alpha-ketoacid dehydrogenase subunit beta translates to MAGQLSIAKALNEALRKSLESDPKTVLMGEDIGKLGGVFRITDGLQKDFGEGRVIDTPLAESGIMGTAIGLALRGYRPVVEIQFDGFVYPAFDQIVSQLAKMHARSLGHVKMPVTVRIPYAGGIGAVEHHSESHEAYFAHTAGLKVVTPSNAHDAHWMLRQAIASDDPVIFLEPKRRYWDKGEVGDAADLPLHSARIVRPGADATLIAYGPMVKVCQEAAAAAEEDGRSLEVVDLRSLSPVDFAALEESVKRTGRGIVVHEAPVFLGMGAELAARLTERCFYHLEAPILRVGGYYAPYPPSRVEEAFLPDLDRVLDAVDRALAY, encoded by the coding sequence ATGGCAGGTCAGCTCAGCATCGCCAAGGCGCTCAACGAAGCCCTGCGCAAGTCGCTGGAGAGCGACCCGAAGACCGTCCTGATGGGCGAGGACATCGGCAAGCTCGGCGGCGTCTTCAGAATCACCGACGGCCTGCAGAAGGACTTCGGCGAGGGCCGGGTCATCGACACCCCGCTTGCCGAGTCCGGCATCATGGGCACCGCGATCGGCCTCGCGCTGCGCGGCTACCGCCCGGTGGTGGAGATCCAGTTCGACGGCTTCGTCTACCCGGCCTTCGACCAGATCGTCTCCCAGCTCGCCAAGATGCACGCCCGCTCGCTGGGCCACGTCAAGATGCCGGTCACCGTGCGCATCCCGTACGCGGGCGGCATCGGCGCGGTCGAGCACCACAGCGAGTCGCACGAGGCGTACTTCGCGCACACGGCCGGCCTCAAGGTGGTCACCCCGTCCAACGCGCACGACGCGCACTGGATGCTCCGGCAGGCGATCGCCTCCGACGACCCGGTGATCTTCCTGGAGCCCAAGCGCCGCTACTGGGACAAGGGCGAGGTCGGCGACGCCGCCGACCTGCCGCTGCACTCCGCGCGGATCGTCCGGCCCGGCGCCGACGCCACGCTGATCGCCTACGGCCCGATGGTCAAGGTCTGCCAGGAGGCCGCCGCGGCGGCCGAGGAGGACGGCCGCAGCCTGGAGGTCGTCGACCTCCGCTCGCTGAGCCCGGTCGACTTCGCCGCCCTGGAGGAGTCGGTCAAGCGCACCGGCCGCGGCATCGTCGTCCACGAGGCCCCGGTCTTCCTCGGCATGGGTGCCGAGCTCGCCGCCCGGCTCACCGAGCGGTGCTTCTACCACCTGGAGGCGCCGATCCTGCGGGTCGGCGGCTACTACGCGCCGTACCCGCCGTCCCGCGTCGAGGAGGCCTTCCTGCCCGACCTCGACCGGGTGCTGGACGCCGTCGACCGCGCGCTCGCGTACTGA
- the pdhA gene encoding pyruvate dehydrogenase (acetyl-transferring) E1 component subunit alpha, whose amino-acid sequence MTVKSTARARKKAAPGVPDNLRAGSGSAPELVQLLTPEGDRVEHPDFPLTATPEELRGLYRDLVLVRRFDAEATSLQRQGELGLWASLLGQEAAQVGSGRAMRPGDYAFPTYREHGVAWCRDVDPLNLLGMFRGVNHGGWDPNEKNFHLYTIVIGAQALHATGYAMGITKDGADDAVIAYFGDGASSQGDVNEAFTFASVYNSPVVFFCQNNQWAISEPTTTQTRIPLYRRASGFGFPGVRVDGNDVLACLAVTRWALDHARSGNGPVLIEAFTYRMGAHTTSDDPTRYRLTEETEAWKAKDPILRLKAHLDKEGLADEAFFAEVEAASEALGLRVREGVRSMPDPDPTLIFDHVYAEPHAQVAEDRAEYIAYAASFEGGEHH is encoded by the coding sequence GTGACCGTCAAAAGCACGGCGAGGGCGCGCAAGAAGGCCGCCCCCGGCGTCCCTGACAACCTCCGCGCGGGCTCCGGCAGCGCGCCGGAGCTCGTCCAGCTGCTCACGCCGGAAGGCGACCGGGTCGAGCACCCGGACTTCCCGCTGACAGCCACCCCGGAGGAGCTCCGCGGCCTCTACCGCGATCTGGTGCTGGTACGCCGGTTCGACGCCGAGGCAACCTCCCTGCAGCGCCAGGGCGAGCTGGGCCTGTGGGCCTCGCTGCTCGGCCAGGAGGCCGCCCAGGTCGGCTCGGGCCGCGCGATGCGCCCCGGCGACTACGCCTTCCCGACCTACCGCGAGCACGGCGTGGCCTGGTGCCGCGACGTGGACCCGCTGAACCTGCTCGGCATGTTCCGCGGCGTGAACCACGGCGGCTGGGACCCGAACGAGAAGAACTTCCACCTCTACACCATCGTGATCGGTGCGCAGGCCCTGCACGCCACCGGTTACGCGATGGGCATCACCAAGGACGGCGCGGACGACGCGGTGATCGCCTACTTCGGCGACGGCGCCTCCAGCCAGGGCGACGTCAACGAGGCCTTCACCTTCGCCTCGGTCTACAACTCGCCCGTGGTGTTCTTCTGCCAGAACAACCAGTGGGCGATCTCCGAGCCCACCACCACCCAGACCCGCATCCCGCTCTACCGGCGCGCCTCCGGCTTCGGCTTCCCCGGCGTGCGGGTGGACGGCAACGACGTGCTGGCCTGCCTCGCGGTGACCCGCTGGGCGCTGGACCACGCCCGCAGCGGCAACGGTCCCGTCCTCATCGAGGCGTTCACCTACCGGATGGGCGCCCACACCACCTCCGACGACCCGACCCGCTACCGGCTCACCGAGGAGACCGAGGCCTGGAAGGCCAAGGACCCGATCCTGCGCCTCAAGGCCCACCTGGACAAGGAGGGCCTGGCCGACGAGGCGTTCTTCGCCGAGGTCGAGGCCGCGAGCGAGGCGCTGGGCCTGCGGGTCCGCGAGGGCGTCCGCTCCATGCCGGACCCGGACCCGACCCTGATCTTCGACCACGTGTACGCCGAACCGCACGCGCAGGTCGCCGAGGACCGTGCCGAGTACATCGCGTACGCGGCCTCCTTCGAGGGTGGGGAGCACCACTGA
- a CDS encoding response regulator transcription factor, producing the protein MTGNGHIRVFLLDDHEIVRRGVHDLLATEADIEVVGEAGTAAEALARIPAVLPDVAVLDVRLPDGNGVEVCREVRSRNPEVRCLMLTSFSDDEALFDSIMAGASGYVLKAIRGTDLVSAVRDVAAGRSLLDPVATSRVLERLREGGEKEDERLAQLTKQERRILDLIGEGMTNRQIGAELHLAEKTVKNYVSSLLAKMGMARRTQAAAYVARHQADHQQ; encoded by the coding sequence ATGACTGGAAACGGACATATCAGGGTCTTTCTCCTGGACGACCACGAGATCGTGCGGCGCGGCGTGCACGACCTGCTCGCCACCGAGGCGGACATCGAGGTGGTCGGCGAGGCCGGCACCGCGGCCGAGGCGCTCGCCCGGATCCCGGCCGTCCTGCCGGACGTGGCGGTGCTCGACGTCCGACTGCCGGACGGCAACGGCGTGGAGGTCTGCCGCGAGGTCCGCTCCCGGAACCCGGAGGTCCGCTGCCTGATGCTGACCTCGTTCTCCGACGACGAGGCGCTGTTCGACTCGATCATGGCCGGGGCCTCCGGCTACGTCCTGAAGGCGATCCGGGGGACGGATCTGGTCTCCGCCGTGCGCGACGTGGCGGCCGGGCGGTCGCTGCTCGATCCGGTCGCCACCAGCCGGGTCCTGGAGCGGCTGCGCGAGGGCGGCGAGAAGGAGGACGAGCGGCTCGCCCAGTTGACGAAGCAGGAGCGGCGGATCCTCGACCTGATCGGCGAGGGCATGACCAACCGGCAGATCGGGGCGGAGCTGCATCTCGCCGAGAAGACGGTGAAGAACTACGTCTCCAGCCTGCTCGCGAAGATGGGCATGGCCCGCCGGACGCAGGCCGCCGCGTACGTGGCACGGCATCAGGCCGACCATCAGCAGTAG
- a CDS encoding phosphotransferase enzyme family protein: MHAPASPPVPRGEGPLTLLGHAAPPVPRTALRAPVPGHAAAPARPDPAAPPIGTLSPPIAPGTLAAVLGSYRTAPTVTVRPVAEGLLNRGYRVTTTAGRYFLKCYVDQATAAAAVVEAQHRATTALHARGLPVAPPLPDRGGRTVVEHGGRLFALYPWVDGRHRHGTDLDQQRCAELGALLGRLHGALTEVCAPVRQPAGRLAADPEETAALVADLLSRAGRRRPYGAFDRRAEQHLTERLALLAAHGHRRPAPAAAPPTGWTHGDFHGLNLLYRGDRVSAVLDWDKLGLHPTAEEAVRAATLVFHDRVTGVLDLSRVRAYARAYRDGGAAGAAEMAAAVHRVWWERLNDLWMLQWHYQRGDHRADPLLPAAAGQLGWWCQEYEQVLDAFAN; this comes from the coding sequence ATGCACGCACCGGCCTCCCCGCCCGTCCCGCGCGGGGAGGGCCCACTCACCCTCCTCGGCCACGCCGCCCCTCCCGTCCCCCGCACCGCGCTCCGGGCACCCGTCCCGGGCCACGCCGCGGCCCCCGCCCGCCCCGATCCGGCCGCGCCGCCGATCGGCACCCTCAGCCCGCCGATCGCCCCGGGCACGCTCGCCGCCGTTCTGGGCTCCTACCGCACGGCGCCGACGGTGACCGTCCGCCCGGTCGCGGAGGGCCTGCTCAACCGCGGCTACCGGGTCACCACCACGGCCGGCCGCTACTTCCTCAAGTGCTACGTCGACCAGGCCACCGCCGCCGCCGCGGTGGTCGAGGCCCAGCACCGGGCGACCACCGCGCTGCACGCCCGCGGCCTGCCGGTCGCCCCGCCGCTGCCGGACCGCGGCGGCCGCACGGTCGTCGAACACGGGGGCCGGCTGTTCGCGCTCTACCCCTGGGTGGACGGCCGGCACCGCCACGGCACCGACCTGGACCAGCAGCGGTGTGCCGAGCTCGGCGCGCTGCTCGGCCGGCTGCACGGCGCGCTCACCGAGGTCTGCGCCCCCGTCCGGCAGCCCGCCGGACGGCTCGCCGCGGACCCGGAGGAGACCGCCGCCCTGGTCGCCGACCTGCTGTCCCGGGCCGGCCGGCGCCGGCCGTACGGCGCCTTCGACCGGCGCGCCGAGCAGCACCTCACGGAGCGGCTCGCCCTGCTCGCCGCCCACGGCCACCGCAGGCCCGCACCGGCCGCCGCGCCGCCCACCGGCTGGACGCACGGCGACTTCCACGGCCTCAACCTGCTGTACCGGGGCGACCGGGTGTCCGCCGTCCTCGACTGGGACAAGCTCGGGCTGCACCCGACCGCCGAGGAGGCCGTCCGCGCCGCCACCCTGGTCTTCCACGACCGGGTCACCGGCGTCCTCGACCTGAGCCGGGTCCGCGCCTACGCCCGGGCCTACCGGGACGGGGGCGCGGCCGGCGCCGCCGAGATGGCCGCCGCCGTCCACCGGGTCTGGTGGGAGCGGCTCAACGATCTGTGGATGCTCCAGTGGCACTACCAGCGCGGCGACCACCGCGCGGACCCGCTGCTGCCGGCCGCCGCCGGCCAGCTCGGCTGGTGGTGCCAGGAGTACGAGCAGGTCCTGGACGCCTTCGCCAACTGA